In one window of Musa acuminata AAA Group cultivar baxijiao chromosome BXJ3-2, Cavendish_Baxijiao_AAA, whole genome shotgun sequence DNA:
- the LOC103974251 gene encoding transcriptional regulator SUPERMAN-like, whose protein sequence is MDRARFRMWTGTEQSNRPRLIVQIPDGLVVGSSIKEPWKEEAYSWPPRSYSCNFCRREFRSAQALGGHMNVHRRDRARLKQLYTGLGGEAMEEDEHHPNPSTVTSAGCHQPQVNPSSATVLPSILSHRVSAPSTHELWTETNFFSPSFSSSIAGDNLKEPLFCKARSLIIACDEKTNCNKRRRTDPTPAFFVRSCSCDQQQEVQPEVLNHSLDEELDLELRLGGAPK, encoded by the coding sequence ATGGATCGAGCAAGATTCAGGATGTGGACAGGCACAGAACAGAGCAACAGGCCTCGCCTCATCGTTCAGATCCCGGACGGCCTTGTCGTCGGGTCTTCCATCAAGGAGCCATGGAAGGAAGAAGCTTATTCATGGCCTCCGAGATCTTACTCATGTAACTTCTGCAGGCGAGAATTCCGATCAGCCCAAGCCCTCGGTGGGCACATGAACGTGCACCGGCGGGATCGAGCCAGACTCAAGCAGTTGTACACCGGGCTTGGTGGAGAAGCCATGGAAGAAGACGAACATCACCCGAATCCTTCTACTGTGACGAGTGCCGGTTGTCATCAACCTCAGGTTAACCCTAGTTCTGCTACTGTTCTACCATCAATTCTCTCTCATAGGGTTTCTGCTCCATCTACCCACGAGCTCTGGACTGAGACCAACTTCTTCTCACCTTCCTTCTCTTCATCCATCGCTGGAGATAACCTGAAGGAACCTCTTTTCTGCAAAGCCAGATCCCTGATTATTGCCTGTGATGAGAAGACCAACTGTAATAAGAGAAGGAGAACTGATCCAACGCCTGCTTTCTTTGTGAGATCCTGTTCTTGTGACCAGCAACAAGAAGTACAACCTGAGGTACTTAACCATAGCCTTGATGAAGAGTTGGATCTTGAGCTAAGGCTTGGAGGTGCCCCCAAGTAG